A region of the Penicillium psychrofluorescens genome assembly, chromosome: 6 genome:
CTTTTCACCTACCTCACGGGCAGTTGCCTGGCCCACGAATCCATCGGCAGATGATTCTGAAGTGCCATCGGGACGCAATCCTAGACCCTTGATGTGCGTGTGTGCTGCCGTCCGGTTCTCGCGCGCGTTGCCCTTGACCTCGCTGATCTGGACCATGGTTGGGAAGGGGGATGCGACTTTGGAGAGGGAGTCGCTATTGTAGAGAAGAgatgagagagggagaatcCACCAGAGGTTGATTGATGTTGCTCTAGAAATTCGCGCGCAAGGGATCTGCAGCAGCACCAGTTCCAGCCAAATCACCAAAGGCGGTCAGCAGCCCCaaattctttcttccgcCTTTCTACTCAACCAAACCCATGAGAGATCATTGACACCACAATGGCAATCCCATCAAGGCCCGCCATGtcgctctcctccctctctgCAGCTTTCCGCTGCCTCTCCTTCACGCCCCGACGAGCTTTCTCAACAACACTGCCCGCGCAGACCACCAAACAACTCCCCGAACACATTCCTCCCTACCCCTATGGACCCAATCTCTGGTTCAAACAATCCAACACCGGTCTGTACGGCGGTGCGATGATCCAATTCGGCAACAAGATCTCCAAGGGCCgcaacaagggcaagacgCGACGATCCTGGAAACCCAACGTCCGCCGGAAGAAGATCTACAGCGATGCTCTAGAAGAACATCTCTTTATCAAGGTCACGCGGCGCGCACTGCGCACAATCTACAAAGCTGGCAGTCTGGACAACTATCTGTTGGATGACCGGCCAGCCCGGATTAAGGAAATGGGGATCTTCGGGTGGGAATTGCGGTGGAAGATTATGCAGACGCCCAAGATCCAGGAGCAATTTAAGGAACAGCGGAAAAAGTTGGGGCTTCCGGAACCGCTGTCGTTGGAGGAGTGGATGAAgtcgaaggagaaggagatcgaggagcaggtcgacAGGTATATGGATATTAAGGAGCTCACGAAGCCGACGCTGAATGCCAACTCGGTCCGCAGGGAGGACTAGGGATGGGCATACATCCAGGATCAGTCCGACGCTTGTACCATTATCCCAGGGAGGCCTGAACTTTGTGACACTTACTTGCATGCGATCTTTCTGGGCTGCATATTCAATCTTCTGTGTATTTATACTCCAATGCCATCATCTTATCTCATGCATTGCAAACAAAACAATTCCTCCTATCGATCAGGAAAGATTTACTTAGTATACTAGGTGTATCACCCTCGCTTCACTCGGGTCGATTCTGCAAGCGAACCTCCAATttgtattattattattattattattattatggGAATTGTCGATCGATCGCAATGCTGGACTGTCATAATCTATGTTGTCGTCCAGACTAACGCAAAGCGGCAGCCACTGGAATGCGCCGACGGATTCGGAGACGGGCCCAGATACTCCCTCCCGCCTTCATCTCGCCTCAACCACTTGATTCCTTACTTTCCCTCTCATCTCTGCGCAAGGGCAATCTCTTACTCTGACTTCTGGCCGTGGAAATCAATCACTCGCACTAATGATCTGAACGATCCGCGCCTGTCCTTTCGTTGTCCAGCATCGCAGCGCCGGCCTCTGCCCGCTATGCAGTTCGCATTGCCGCCGCGGCGAAGCCCTGCACCTCCCTACGCGCATTCCTCGCGCTTCCCACGATACCGCAGAAAACAGCTCAAAACAGTTGCTGTGCTTGCCATCGCAGTATTCACAATCCTCTACCTGCTACCGCGTCTTTTTTCCTCGAGCTCTCCGTCCGTGGTTGCGCCGGCCGGTACGGCAAGCGTGGTGATCGTCACGGTGATCGACCGCGAACAGTTGAGCGAGAGCTACATTAAAAAAATCGTGGAAAACAGAGAAGACTATGCCAAGCGACATGGTAAGAGCCTCCCATCCCTGCCATAATCTCCATTAACTAACCTCAACCCACCGCCATCAAGGCTAcgccaacttcttcaccagcACATCTGACTATGCCGATGCCATAAACGACGCCCCCCAAACATGGGCCGCGGCGCCGGCCCTCCGCCATGCAATGGCGACATACCCATAC
Encoded here:
- a CDS encoding uncharacterized protein (ID:PFLUO_009391-T1.cds;~source:funannotate), giving the protein MSLSSLSAAFRCLSFTPRRAFSTTLPAQTTKQLPEHIPPYPYGPNLWFKQSNTGLYGGAMIQFGNKISKGRNKGKTRRSWKPNVRRKKIYSDALEEHLFIKVTRRALRTIYKAGSLDNYLLDDRPARIKEMGIFGWELRWKIMQTPKIQEQFKEQRKKLGLPEPLSLEEWMKSKEKEIEEQVDRYMDIKELTKPTLNANSVRRED